GGCTCGGGACAGGTATAACCCAATGGGAACTACCCTGGCGCCCTGCCGGTGAGTGACGCTGTAAAGGGTCTAAGAATATCCTTTGTAAAGCCACTCTATATTTCAGGATATGTCGCCAAAAAGTACACCAACTTGGTGCCCATTATTGTCAAGCCTGTGCCTACAAGAAAGCCATCTGTGCCATGTGCGGCAAGAAGATCCTGAACACTAAAAACTATAAGCAGAGCTCGACGTGATGCATTTTATAAAAGGGGTTTTCTCTTAATCCTAACC
This region of Drosophila bipectinata strain 14024-0381.07 chromosome 2L, DbipHiC1v2, whole genome shotgun sequence genomic DNA includes:
- the LOC108125993 gene encoding cysteine-rich PDZ-binding protein yields the protein MVCDKCEAKLSKISAPNPWRTSTAPAGGRKINENKALSSARDRYNPMGTTLAPCRICRQKVHQLGAHYCQACAYKKAICAMCGKKILNTKNYKQSST